In the genome of Candidatus Thermoplasmatota archaeon, one region contains:
- a CDS encoding DUF4258 domain-containing protein, which translates to MVRTEPAIEHIKKFIEENNFIISNHARVRMFQRNISTDNIKEAIMNGKIIEKYPDDTPCPSALIQGSLKNIPYHIVVAECEDHVRIVTVYIPEKDR; encoded by the coding sequence ATGGTGAGAACAGAGCCTGCTATCGAACATATAAAAAAATTCATAGAGGAAAATAATTTTATTATTTCCAATCATGCAAGAGTTAGAATGTTTCAAAGAAACATTTCAACAGATAATATCAAGGAGGCTATAATGAACGGAAAAATAATAGAGAAATATCCAGACGATACTCCATGCCCATCAGCTTTAATACAGGGGTCCCTCAAAAATATTCCTTACCATATTGTAGTGGCAGAATGTGAAGACCACGTGAGAATAGTAACGGTTTATATACCAGAAAAAGATAGATGA
- a CDS encoding type IV toxin-antitoxin system AbiEi family antitoxin, giving the protein MEKPKQPHNNYKGVSANEYYTLSLIEKIGLVVFGVEEVMHLSNWNKSRVYNTLFSLEKKGLIKRIKRNSYAIAKDLNENLFKISTEVIKPSYISFWSALSFYGFTEQQLKTVQLVSTKQTGKVNIDSFRIEITAFQPKRFYGYKKMEGFVIAEPEKVLVDSLYRLDKCGGLNEFAKCLRNSWKHLNKKRFVDYLVRFNNKSVISRAGFLIENLNLEVKQIERLQRHKSKSFVNLNPKKGKSREYNKKWNVIVNHKIRVEEII; this is encoded by the coding sequence ATGGAAAAACCAAAACAACCCCATAATAATTATAAAGGCGTGTCTGCAAATGAATACTATACGCTGTCATTAATTGAGAAAATCGGCTTGGTAGTTTTTGGGGTTGAGGAAGTAATGCATTTAAGCAACTGGAATAAAAGCAGGGTATACAACACACTCTTCTCACTGGAAAAAAAAGGATTGATAAAAAGAATAAAGAGAAACAGCTATGCAATAGCTAAGGATTTGAATGAAAATCTTTTTAAAATATCGACAGAAGTTATAAAACCTTCCTATATCAGTTTCTGGAGTGCCTTGTCTTTCTATGGTTTTACAGAGCAACAGTTGAAGACGGTACAGCTTGTATCCACAAAACAGACTGGTAAGGTTAATATTGATTCTTTCAGGATAGAAATCACAGCATTCCAGCCAAAAAGATTTTACGGATATAAAAAGATGGAAGGATTTGTAATTGCAGAACCGGAAAAAGTACTGGTTGATTCGCTATACCGACTGGATAAATGCGGCGGATTAAACGAATTTGCAAAATGTTTAAGGAACTCATGGAAACATTTGAACAAAAAGAGGTTTGTCGACTATCTGGTAAGGTTTAACAATAAATCCGTTATTTCAAGAGCAGGCTTCCTGATTGAAAATCTGAACCTGGAAGTAAAACAAATAGAAAGATTGCAGCGACATAAATCAAAAAGTTTTGTCAACCTTAACCCAAAGAAAGGAAAAAGTAGGGAATACAATAAAAAATGGAATGTTATAGTTAACCATAAAATCAGAGTGGAGGAGATAATATGA
- a CDS encoding type II toxin-antitoxin system MqsA family antitoxin gives MERRWKMIPDRCSFCKGKLRKGKTEFVAKVGDEIITVKDVPAYVCENCGEAYFTPEISRKIDEIMKDFHKGKLLAHPIAAGEVEMKV, from the coding sequence ATGGAAAGAAGGTGGAAGATGATTCCAGATAGATGCAGCTTTTGTAAAGGGAAATTGCGAAAAGGAAAAACGGAGTTTGTGGCAAAAGTAGGGGATGAAATAATCACCGTCAAGGATGTACCTGCTTATGTTTGTGAGAATTGTGGAGAGGCCTATTTCACCCCGGAGATCTCAAGAAAAATCGATGAAATCATGAAAGACTTCCACAAAGGGAAGTTGTTGGCTCATCCGATTGCAGCGGGAGAAGTGGAGATGAAAGTTTGA